ACCTAAAAAAATAACGAATGATAATACTGATTATTATATTTCTCACGGAACTGTAGATCAAGTTCTTCCCGTAGATTGGGCAAGAAAAGCACCTGCTTTTTTAGAAGCTAATAATTTAAAAAATGAATATTCAGAATATCCTGTTGGTCATGGTGTTGCTCCTCAAAACTTTTATAGCTTTAAAAGCTGGATAGATAAACGATTATAAAGATTTAACTATTTTTTTTAATTTAAAAGGAATATTTTTGCATTTTAAAAAATTAATATGGGTTTATTAAATCAAGATGTTTTATACTTATGGAGTACTCCATTCTTTATTTCAATTATTTTAATTGAAATTTATTTTAGTTATCGAAACAAAGCAAAAAATTACGACTTCAAAGACACTTCTACTAATGTTTATTTTGCATTACTTAATTTTAGTTTAGACCTATTAATGAAAGTAGTTTCTTTCGGTGTTATGGGAATTTGCTATCACTATAGAATTATAAACTGGGAGTATTTAGGATTAGCTTATTGGCTATTTTCTTTTATTGGTCAAGATTTCTTATACTACATACATCATTATGTAGATCATCATTCAAGATTTTTCTGGGCAGTTCATGTAACACATCATAATTCAAAATATTACAATATTTCTACTGGTTTTCGCTCACCTGTATTGCAACCATTATTTCGTTATATGTTCTTTTTGCCCTTAGCTTTTTTAGGTGTGGAACCTTTACATATTATGTTTGCTTATGCTTTAAATCAAATTTATGGAACTTTATGTCACACTAATTTCATAAAAAGTAAATTAGGGTTATGGGGTTTCTTTTTTGTGACTCCTTCTCACCATAGAGTCCACCACGCTTCTAACACCAAATATTTAGATAAAAACATGGGAATGGTTTTAATTATTTGGGACCGTATGTTTGGAACATTTCAAGCAGAAGAAGATGAAACCGAATATGAAAAAATTAAATATGGATTAACCTCTGAAATAGAAGATAAAGGTCCTATAAATATCATTTTTCATGAGTGGAAAGAAATTTTTAAAGATTTTTTTAATAGAAAAAAAGACTTACCTTTAGGTACAAGATTAAAATATGTTTTTATGCCTCCTGGTTGGAGTCATGATAATAGTTCTAAAACAAGTCGTGAACTACAAGAAGAATTAACAAAATAAAAAAACCGAGCATTAAGCTCGGTTTTTTGTTATCCTAAAATTTGATTTGTGTGTTCTTTTGTTTTTACTTTAGCAATTACATCTTCAATAATTCCATTCTCATCAATTACAAAAGTTGTTCTATGAATACCATCGTATTCTTTTCCCATAAACTTTTTTGGCCCCCAAATACCAAATGCATTAATTACCTCTTTATTTTCATCTGCTAATAACGGAAAAGGTAACTCATGTTTATTTATCCAATTTTGTTGACGTTTAGCAGAATCTGCACTTGCTCCTAAAACCGCATATCCTTTTGCTAAAAAAGTTTGGTAATTATCTCTTAAATTACAAGCTTCATTAGTACAACCAGGTGTACTTGCTTTTGGATAAAAAAATAACACCAACTTTTTACCTTTATAATCTGATAATTTTATAACATTTCCTTTCTCATCAACAGATTCAAAATTTGGTGCCTTATCTCCTATTTTTAATGTAGTCATAATTTGTATTTTTGTCGATATAAAGATATAAAAAATGACCAAGGCTGACAAAGTTCAATTTGTAATTGATACATTACAAAAATTATACCCTGAAATACCTGTTCCTTTAGACCATAAAGACCCATATACATTACTTATTGCAGTCTTGTTATCTGCTCAATGTACAGATGTACGCGTAAATAAAATTACTCCGTTACTTTTTGCTAAAGCAGACACCCCCTATGATATGGTAAAAATGACTGTTGAAGAAATTAAAGAAATAATAAGGCCTTGTGGCTTATCACCCATGAAGTCTAAAGGAGTTCATGGTTTATCTAAAATTTTAATAGAAAAACATAATGGTGAAGTTCCTAAGAGTTTTGAATACTTAGAAGAGTTACCCGCTGTAGGACATAAAACGGCAGGTGTTGTTATGAGTCAAGCTTTCGGTGTTCCTGCATTCCCTATAGATACACATATACATCGATTATTATATCGATGGAATTTAACCAATGGAAAAAATGTAACGCAAACTGAAAAAGATGCTAAACGTTTATTCCCTAAAGAAGTTTGGAATGATCTTCATTTACAAATAATTTGGTATGGTAGAGAATATTCACCTGCTCGTGGATGGAATTTAGAGAATGATATTATCACAAAAACAATTGGAAGGAAATCTGTTTTAGATGAATATTATAAAAAATAAATATAAAAAAAGCTTCAACAAACGTTGAAGCTTTTCCTCTCTTAATTCAAATTCAATTCAATGAGATAATTTGATTTAATTTTAACTATTTGTAATGATTTAGAAAAGTTAATCAAAAATTGAATTGTTTCTTTTTTAGGTTTCATTTTAAAATTAGATAATTTCTTTGAGTAAATTTGCTTCATATAATTTCTTTATATATTTTGTTTTCAAGTATTTAACGAAGCTTTTTTACTAATATTGTTTAATTCACTAAAATTATTTTATTTTTTTCTATTATTTTTCTTAAATTAATTAAAGCATACCTCATTCTTCCCAAAGCCGTATTGATACTCACTCCAGTATTTTCTGAAATTTCATTAAAAC
This genomic stretch from Tenacibaculum sp. Bg11-29 harbors:
- the nth gene encoding endonuclease III; its protein translation is MTKADKVQFVIDTLQKLYPEIPVPLDHKDPYTLLIAVLLSAQCTDVRVNKITPLLFAKADTPYDMVKMTVEEIKEIIRPCGLSPMKSKGVHGLSKILIEKHNGEVPKSFEYLEELPAVGHKTAGVVMSQAFGVPAFPIDTHIHRLLYRWNLTNGKNVTQTEKDAKRLFPKEVWNDLHLQIIWYGREYSPARGWNLENDIITKTIGRKSVLDEYYKK
- the bcp gene encoding thioredoxin-dependent thiol peroxidase, translating into MTTLKIGDKAPNFESVDEKGNVIKLSDYKGKKLVLFFYPKASTPGCTNEACNLRDNYQTFLAKGYAVLGASADSAKRQQNWINKHELPFPLLADENKEVINAFGIWGPKKFMGKEYDGIHRTTFVIDENGIIEDVIAKVKTKEHTNQILG
- a CDS encoding sterol desaturase family protein; translation: MGLLNQDVLYLWSTPFFISIILIEIYFSYRNKAKNYDFKDTSTNVYFALLNFSLDLLMKVVSFGVMGICYHYRIINWEYLGLAYWLFSFIGQDFLYYIHHYVDHHSRFFWAVHVTHHNSKYYNISTGFRSPVLQPLFRYMFFLPLAFLGVEPLHIMFAYALNQIYGTLCHTNFIKSKLGLWGFFFVTPSHHRVHHASNTKYLDKNMGMVLIIWDRMFGTFQAEEDETEYEKIKYGLTSEIEDKGPINIIFHEWKEIFKDFFNRKKDLPLGTRLKYVFMPPGWSHDNSSKTSRELQEELTK